A stretch of DNA from Thunnus thynnus chromosome 16, fThuThy2.1, whole genome shotgun sequence:
TTCCAATAATtgtattaaaacatgaaattaaaggcGGTGCAGGTGCCTTCACGGAGCACATTGAGGTGGAATGAAGATATAAAAGCTGGGAGAGTCAGAAATAGAGTCTCAGAACAAAGATTGCAATTCATGTCCTGTCTGTTAGCTTTTTACAATTAGCCAACACTTACCACACCTGTTGGGGATTAATAAGTATTGCATCGCTGATGAATGTAAAGGTTTAGATAACAAGGCCAGAGGTCTCAGACTGTTATTTCTTTGGCGTAATTTCACACATGGATGATGAGCTCAAGACTTTTATGTAACAGACTATGTCAACATATTGGCTCAGTGCTGAGAAGGGTTTTCTCTGGGTCATGCAGACAACTGTACTGTATTGACCTGGAATGGCCTCAGAGTACCCAAATACCCCTAAAAGATTTGGATCAATATGTGCAGGGGTCAAATAACTGAGTCATGATGTTAGACCTAAGTCCGAGTCATGAcaaatgatgatggtgatgacaaatttaatttccagaaaatctcCTTACAGAAATAGTTTGAGTCTGAAATTGACTTTAAACACAAGGAGTTTAAGCTTTTTAGCTCAGTTTGTGATTTTGATTGGTTTTTCAGGTTGTTCAAGATGCTTCAAAGGTGGGCCTGAGTTTGAAAGGCAACAACACAACGGACGGCTTCTGGAAATTCACCAGCTCAGCTGTGTTTGCTGCCACTGTGGTCACAACTATAGGTTAGACATTACAAGATGAATTCTAAGAAATCTGGTGTAGAACCTAAAGAGCAGAAATTTGTAGGTGGGATTTTTTAGAAATTGATtacacagcattaaaaaaaaaaaaaagatgctagTTACTCAACCTTGATGAGGAGGGTCAACTATGTTGATTAGGATTATAAATCAGACCTCCCACCTTTACCCTGTTCTTGAATATCTATTATCTAATCAAAACAATTTAATTGGTAAAGCTCGTAGAGGTTTATACACGTAATGAGTGTCTTTTCTACCCCTGTCATGATGACTAACAGGCAGTTATGTATTTCCATGTGTAGTAATATATTTCATAGCTTATGtaattttgttacatttaatcTTTGTAGAAACATAACAGTGAAGTAAGGTGGGTGGGTTTGCAGCTCTTTAAAAAATGTCGTGACTCACTTGACATATTCAGCTGTAAAAATGAAGCTGAAATGAAGAATAAATTAGATACACCACTTACTGAACAGTTAAAGGTCCCTTGAGGCACATTTAAAGACTATGAAACAAACTCAAGTGATAATAGTTTTTGCCTGATAATGGTTTTTTAGTTcagttaccttgttaaaaacatgttgaagtgacatctattccttctccctcattaaaaaatctaGAACCTATGAATATGTaactatttttcattttaaaatttgaacTGCTGGATATGAAATGTCCCCTACTTCACTGAAATGCGTGTGCATTGGAGGCTTCACATTTCCAAGTGTACAACTCTGTAAGTTACATACTGGAAcacgactggctccaaactagtggtgatgtcataaatcatgctcgtagtgacacgccttaaactcagatttaaggtgagtacaaagaaactttcctccttcagtagatgaatgtgaaatcaGCCTTCAAGTGTTAAACTCTGCACAActgtcattctgcacagtggaactcaaacatccaactgggggaaaaaaacacatttttgactggagacCAAAATTACTAATACCTTACTGAAGaacttttcctctcctccgcAGCCTTGTTCTCCTTCCACATACTAACAACTTACAGTTTTGCAGGTTATGGGAACATGAGTCCCAGCTCTACAGCTGGACAGATCTTCTGTGTGTTCTTCGCACTATTTGGCATCCCACTCAACATGGTAGTGCTCAACAGGGTGGGCAAATACATGCTTGCTATAGAGAGGAACATCTCTGACTTCCTACAGGGGAAGACTGGACGAAGGGTGAGGAGATCTTTAATCACCTGGTCTAATATCTAAGTATGGTTCATTTTCATATCACTCTAGTTCTTGTTGACCAAGTCTAGAATAGATTTTTCATCTCTGTTCTCTCCCACATCTCACTGCAGCGGTGTACCCGATTCTTCGTCCATCTGGTGTCTTACCTGACTGGAGTAGTTCTCTTCTTCATTGCGCCCATGATTGTATTCCAAATGCATGAGGGCTGGACCTACTCTCAGACCATCTACTACTGCTTCATCACCCTCAGCACCATTGGCTTTGGAGACTTTGTGGCAGGTACAGCACAGTAATAATCACCCTGAAGTTCtcctaaaaagacaaaacacactgTAGTGCTGATTGTGTTCCTGAGTGGTAAGACCATATACAAGCATTTTCTTATAAGCTGCTTCACTgcaatttgtgttttattacttcatttgataattttttttgtcagtgcacTATAATTTAGCATTTACTAAGGCTTTCCTTTACAGACAGCAATCCAGACAGAGTATACCCAGAGTGGTACAGCGTCCTCATGGCCTCCTGGATCTTCTTCGGGCTGGCCTGGCTGGCCCTCATTATCAACCACTCCATCGACATCCTGGAGCGGCTCAACACCCACTTCAAACTGCGGTGGAGTagacaaaaggaggaggaaaagcCTGGCAGTGCAGAGTCTGACAACCCTGAAAcacaggtggaggaggaggatgagataAAGAAGCCCCCAATAACTCAGTAAACTACAAAATAAGCCAAAGATTGACCTAGTTATAGATGTTATCTGTCTGTAGAGCAGGACCTGTAAAACAGGCGTAAATGATGGAATATGGCAAAGCCATGGCGAgatgtgtgcacgtgtgtgtgtaataaGACTGTAAATGTTGAGAGgctgtgatgatttaatgtttcCAAGCAATGGTTTGTGATTTTAATCCCTCTCTCCTTGCATGTCACTAAAAATATTGACTCGTTTTTGTTGAGTCATGTTTGTTTGACAGTGTGCAATATCCACATGCTGTTTAGTAGATTTCCCAAACTGTAAACAAGTGACTTCATTCCAGTACTTGTTATTCTACCTGGTAAAAGAAGGCCTTTGGGATTAAAATCTAGAGAGGGATGCTGGGTCAACACTTACTTTGCCCCATGTATCATGTATCTGTCCATGGGTTAGTGAGCGGTCAATGGAAaatttctgtctgtcagtctgtcagtcgcTCTTTGACCTCTGAGTGTTGTTACCTGACCACAAATCAAGTCATTCACCAACTCAGTGGCATTTTGCAACTGACCGTCTGAGCAGCAAAATGACACATACATCAGGTGTTTTTGAATTACTGTTGATATCTGTACTCAAAAccacagtaaataaaaaatacatgtaaataatgTGAATTATTTTGCATTATATACATACTTAAATGACACTTTGCATTGCCACCATACAGAGCATTGTTAAGGCTTTGATTGATTATCAACAATCAATCAACTTTCTTTctagtcaatatttcattttgctTTGAAGTTTATGTAATTAAGAAGTGCTCAATTTCTGTGTGGATCTTGAATATCTCCTGTACATCcatgtaaatgtaattagtttACGTTTTTCACTTCACATTTATGTCCTACATTATGAAGAGTTTCTAGTAGCACTTGTACCACTTATCAATGCTGAAATTAGCCCTGCATCCACTAGATGGTGTAACTGCACTACAAAAATGAACCAAACCAAACTCAAAGCAGCAAATACAAGCTGTATACTCAATATTGTTGTGattatataaaattattatataCATTGAACACAGTCCTTGCAGTCAATGTAATTCCTACTCTTCGGAGAACAATATTATGTCCAATTCAAATTGCAATatgtgaaaatacaaacaaactcaaagCCAATCTTTTGCTTTAATGCAATGTCTGTCCGATGTCATTTCTTGTactttttgcatgtttaaataaatgtgtacaGTAAtaattttgtagttttgttatCTCTGTGTACTTCTCTTGTCAATGGCCCACACAAGGATAGCACAATACAGGACACAGTTGGACTCAGAGGTGCAAATGCCTCTCATGGCTC
This window harbors:
- the kcnk17 gene encoding potassium channel subfamily K member 17; amino-acid sequence: MVIKEMLNLARVPSILILGLVYVTYVLIGGVVFWKLEGDLGRKDIGHLLLNKERLLTTYTCLNQEGLMAVAQVVQDASKVGLSLKGNNTTDGFWKFTSSAVFAATVVTTIGYGNMSPSSTAGQIFCVFFALFGIPLNMVVLNRVGKYMLAIERNISDFLQGKTGRRRCTRFFVHLVSYLTGVVLFFIAPMIVFQMHEGWTYSQTIYYCFITLSTIGFGDFVADSNPDRVYPEWYSVLMASWIFFGLAWLALIINHSIDILERLNTHFKLRWSRQKEEEKPGSAESDNPETQVEEEDEIKKPPITQ